tacatatatacagttattttgacaaatatacatatacaaatcgcatctctccactctctgccctctctcctccctctaccaatctcgctcgccactttcctcccctataacatgtagttacgaatcgtaattagcaaactataactatggagcgtaattaagctatttttgagtggttaTATGTCCATTATAATATTATAAtcaatgtataatttatatatatgtaagttaTATTGTATAAACgataaggggtcgtttggtagagtgtgttagaaaatataatgcatgcattaggtgtgtgtattagtagtaccttgtttggtacactttttcattccgtgtataactaatgcaagcattatttatacactctattgtgtattaacttgtgtattactaataccaaggaattctaggtattagtaatacatagcattttaacacttgcattaaattaaataattacaaaactacccttaaagccttttcattttctttgttgtcataagtttttgtttttattttgatttgcttttcagtgtcttttgattttttggtgTCTTAATAGGCTTTATGACCTCTtaagtatcttttttttaaaaaaaataaatcaatttcaatataatttaatcaaaaaatttactattgtgacgataaatttgataaaaaaaaaaatatttgccaactttccacaaaatttttttgaTGCAATAGTACaactatttaatagtattttttaaaaaagaagaagaagaagagttaatgatgttttagcaaagatattttttttatgttttagcAAAGAACTTTGTTGCAAAGGAagtgtacaaataaataaagtgtgaagggtatatttgtaaacatatattttttaatagaaattatgcaagatttgttatttctaatacatcaaaccaaacaatgtataagaaataatgtttgcataactaatgcaagcaatactaatgcaagcattactaatgcaccttattttgcattattcttatacactctaccaaacgatccctaagTGTATACTTGCTATgacttttgactattttttatataatttatttgaaattagtCATTTGAATCTCTAATGTGTAGGACAAGAGGCCCAATATATTACACCCATTCAGCCCACTTTACTCTTTCGCCTTCTTTAGGTCCAAAACCCTCAACCCGCCGAGACTGAGAGCTGCCGTCTACTGCTCTGAGTCTCTACCGTCGGTTGCCGCCTGCTGCTGCTCGTCGTCAGGTAAGTTCCATcgttattagtttttttttttttgaaaagaaacaaTTGTAGATTAACTATAATTGAATCGAGAGTAGTTCGAAGGATGATTTCTGCTTGTTGATGCCCGTGAATTCAGTTTCTGCTTGTTGATGTTGTGTGTTCTATGCTTGATAAGTTTCACATATTTGAGTTGAGATTCTGTTAAGTTATCCAATATTATTCTGCGCTTTGCGTATTCGGTATTTATCTGTTTTTGATCGTGTGTATTGATTATGCATTTAGATTCTGCAAAATGAGAACGGAGAGATATATAAGTGCAAATAAAGTTTGATTATTTCAAAGCCTGAATAGTATAACGCACTATCCCGTATCCGTCTGAACCTTGAACCCTTAATTCTGTAGCTGCAAAACTTTAAACCTTATTCTTATTATTGGTAATTTATGCTTATGCCTATCTAGGTTGTAGTTGTGTTTGTGTGCTGTGTTTCCTTTTTCTTGTAAGAATTCCTTGGTTAATTAAGATTTCAAGTTGCAGAACCAGCAGACAAAACTGACCCTAACTTCTAATGCTGCAGATTAAGCTGTGTAAACACACGATTGAACATTATGGCTGAAGAATTGCAGTCAGTTTCAGAAGCTACAAATTATTTTAGGAAAAGAAAGATGGAGCTCAGGAAGAAAGGGGGTAAAGGAAAGAAGAAGCAAAAGGGTGCGCCATTTAGtgaaaaaagagtaaaaatagaCAACAAAATGAAGAAGCTTTTTGAGAAGAGAGCAAGAGACTATAACTCTGATAATGAGGATGATAATGATGCGGAGCCTGCCCCTGTAACTAGAGCTAAACGTACATCATATGGTAAAGACAAGCCCAAATCATATGGTAAAGACAAGCCCACATCATATGGTAAAGATAAACCCACATCATATAGTAGAAATAAGTCCACGTCATACCGTAAAGAGGAGGAGGATTTTGATGAGGAATGGGCAGATGATGGTGAAGAGGATTTCAATGAGGAAATTGAGATATCTGAAGATGAAGATGGACAAGTTCAGCCTGGAATTACAAAGTTCATAGATGGTTGTAACGCATTCAGATTGGCGTTCAAAAAGATACTAAAGAAGTCTGCTTCTGATGATATACTGGTAAGCGACCTGCTTTCTCCATCATTTTTTAGCCATCTGCTTTAATTATATATTGGCATCCAAGAAGATACATAGTTGGTTGGCTTCGTGTTACCCTCATTTTTTTCCCGAAGGTTTAGgacttcaaaataattttattttgttttgttccttAATATGCATCTGGACTTGGTGTTGATATATCTATCTTCTATGAGTGTTTGGTTTTGGGACAAAACAAAGCATGTTTGGAGGAAAAAACAAGACAGCTATGCaggaaaataaaacattttGTTTCTCCTTTCACAAGAGAAACTTGTTTCCACA
The DNA window shown above is from Solanum stenotomum isolate F172 chromosome 6, ASM1918654v1, whole genome shotgun sequence and carries:
- the LOC125867030 gene encoding uncharacterized protein LOC125867030, which codes for MAEELQSVSEATNYFRKRKMELRKKGGKGKKKQKGAPFSEKRVKIDNKMKKLFEKRARDYNSDNEDDNDAEPAPVTRAKRTSYGKDKPKSYGKDKPTSYGKDKPTSYSRNKSTSYRKEEEDFDEEWADDGEEDFNEEIEISEDEDGQVQPGITKFIDGCNAFRLAFKKILKKSASDDILGPVLSAHKNLVAEKLAEEDVERKVKGDAKKEKHLIREKGHVKPANFLDAYEKSLIAVATKGVVKLFNAVNKAQHAQKGLNPSRAKDEKAIKKRRREVFFSELGKTPSQTTVSKAGASNSLEDDGPSWAPLRDNYMLTNPKLKDWDKNPDTTVEDDVSMPADSDSSDDE